A window of the Cystobacter fuscus genome harbors these coding sequences:
- a CDS encoding NAD(P)/FAD-dependent oxidoreductase, with product MSTTRPTPETYDAIIVGGRPAGASLAMRLGRQGMRVLIIDRANFPSAPPVSVPFLMNSSMSLLDELAVPESEYAHDAPRLRHFFVEYKDYFRAHYTVSEVGGRDYIYTVDRERLDGCLWNHLSRFDSVTRLEGAHVLALERDTSGRVSGVNLRLEDGGEQVVEGRCVIGADGRYSLVARQAGARVTEQRTDVDTSALYAYWSGFAPYDAEPTGIQIHTAGDGFCMIVMPTTQGRAGVVFQGRSDRFKVSGDAQAYYLEGLRRYPAIWRRLAHATQVSSIRGIKRMGNLYRQAGGPGWALVGDAFHQKDSIDAQGIYDALLESKLLAAALVDWKQGALSWERAIERYEQEALSATRAMFHATLDRVKREIYTELPPWAARSVLRWTMTDSEYMRRFSLLLARRINPEGWAPPGVLLGALARGLTGDLRRLVSGPRGRA from the coding sequence ATGAGCACCACGCGACCCACCCCAGAGACCTACGACGCCATCATCGTCGGCGGACGACCCGCGGGAGCCAGCCTCGCCATGCGTCTGGGCCGCCAGGGCATGCGCGTCCTGATCATCGATCGGGCGAACTTCCCCAGCGCGCCGCCCGTCTCGGTGCCGTTCCTCATGAACAGCTCCATGAGCCTGCTCGACGAGCTCGCGGTCCCCGAGTCCGAGTACGCACACGACGCGCCGCGCCTGCGCCACTTCTTCGTCGAGTACAAGGACTACTTCCGCGCCCACTACACCGTCTCCGAGGTGGGGGGCCGCGATTACATCTACACCGTCGATCGTGAACGCCTCGATGGCTGCCTTTGGAACCATCTCTCCCGTTTCGACTCCGTCACACGGCTCGAGGGTGCCCACGTCCTCGCGCTCGAGCGCGACACCTCCGGGCGCGTCTCCGGGGTCAATCTCCGCCTCGAGGATGGCGGGGAGCAGGTGGTCGAGGGCCGCTGTGTCATCGGCGCCGATGGGCGCTACAGCCTGGTCGCACGCCAGGCCGGTGCGCGCGTCACCGAGCAGCGCACGGATGTCGATACCTCGGCGCTGTATGCCTATTGGTCCGGATTCGCGCCCTACGACGCGGAGCCCACCGGCATCCAGATCCACACCGCGGGGGACGGGTTCTGCATGATCGTCATGCCGACCACCCAGGGCCGTGCCGGCGTCGTCTTCCAGGGGCGCTCGGACCGCTTCAAGGTGTCCGGTGATGCCCAGGCCTATTACCTCGAGGGTCTCCGCCGCTATCCCGCGATCTGGCGGCGCCTGGCCCACGCCACCCAGGTGTCTTCCATCCGCGGTATCAAACGGATGGGAAACCTCTACCGTCAGGCGGGCGGCCCCGGCTGGGCGCTCGTCGGTGACGCCTTCCACCAGAAAGACTCCATCGACGCGCAGGGCATCTATGACGCCCTGCTCGAGAGCAAGCTGCTCGCGGCCGCGCTGGTCGACTGGAAGCAGGGCGCCCTGAGCTGGGAACGAGCCATCGAGCGCTACGAACAGGAGGCGCTCTCGGCCACCCGCGCCATGTTCCACGCCACGCTCGATCGGGTGAAGCGGGAGATCTACACCGAGCTTCCTCCCTGGGCGGCCCGGAGCGTGCTCCGGTGGACGATGACCGACAGCGAGTACATGCGGCGCTTCTCGCTCCTGCTCGCGCGTCGGATCAACCCGGAGGGGTGGGCCCCGCCGGGCGTTCTTCTCGGGGCCTTGGCGCGTGGCCTCACGGGCGATTTGCGTCGGCTCGTCTCCGGCCCGCGCGGCCGAGCGTGA
- a CDS encoding PLP-dependent aminotransferase family protein: MKGWDLTLDLHAPSPTPLFVRIARALEEDIRRGRLPPGAPLPGSRTLAKSLGVHRNTVLAAYQELATQGWVTTTAARATSVSPTLPDVPARSTTGVPRSAMPSRVGFSLPAASPLRRERLESPRGALVMAGGEPDVRLLPSSALARAYRRALKLGGKRLLGYGDARGHPRLRAALAEMLSSLRGLAVHADELVITRGSQGALDLVARTLLRPGDTVAVEAIGYRPAWHALQLAGARLAPIPVDGEGLRVEALETLSRRTPVRAVYLTPHHHYPTTVTLSPARRLALMAWARTHRVALIEDDYDHEFHYDGHPVLPLASADRDGLVLYVGTLSKVLAPGLRLGFLAAPRPFLEHALGVREAVDRQGDFAVELAVAELLEEGEVQRHVRKLRGVYRDRRDALVEALERELAGALTVSPPAGGMALWARCAPDVEADAWARAGREEGVIFTPGSTYSFDGRPVPAVRLGFAALKESELVEAVRRMVRARKRP, from the coding sequence ATGAAGGGCTGGGACCTGACACTCGACCTCCATGCGCCGTCGCCGACCCCCCTCTTCGTGCGCATCGCCCGCGCGCTGGAGGAGGACATCCGCCGCGGCCGGCTCCCGCCCGGCGCGCCGCTGCCCGGGAGCCGGACCCTCGCGAAGTCCCTGGGCGTGCACCGCAACACGGTGCTCGCCGCCTACCAGGAGCTGGCAACGCAGGGCTGGGTCACCACCACGGCGGCACGGGCCACCTCCGTTTCACCCACGCTGCCGGACGTGCCCGCCCGCTCCACCACCGGCGTCCCCCGCTCGGCCATGCCCTCTCGGGTGGGTTTCTCCCTCCCCGCCGCCTCCCCCCTTCGCCGTGAGCGCCTCGAGTCACCGCGCGGCGCGCTCGTCATGGCGGGAGGCGAGCCCGATGTCCGACTCCTCCCCTCCTCCGCCCTCGCGCGCGCCTATCGCCGGGCGTTGAAGCTCGGTGGCAAGCGGCTGCTCGGCTACGGCGACGCGCGCGGCCACCCCCGCCTGCGCGCCGCGCTCGCCGAGATGCTCTCCTCCCTTCGAGGGCTCGCCGTCCACGCGGACGAGCTCGTCATCACCCGGGGCAGTCAGGGGGCGTTGGATCTGGTGGCTCGCACCCTCTTGCGCCCCGGGGACACCGTGGCGGTGGAGGCCATTGGCTACCGTCCCGCCTGGCACGCGCTCCAGCTCGCCGGAGCCCGCCTCGCGCCCATCCCGGTGGATGGCGAGGGACTGCGCGTGGAGGCACTCGAGACGCTCTCCCGGCGCACGCCAGTGCGCGCGGTGTACCTCACGCCCCACCACCACTACCCCACCACCGTGACCCTCTCCCCGGCGCGGCGGCTCGCGTTGATGGCGTGGGCGCGCACCCACCGCGTGGCCCTCATCGAGGACGATTACGATCACGAGTTCCACTACGACGGCCACCCCGTGCTGCCACTGGCGAGCGCGGATCGGGACGGGCTGGTGCTGTACGTGGGAACGCTGTCCAAGGTGCTGGCGCCCGGTTTGCGCCTGGGTTTCCTCGCCGCGCCACGCCCCTTCCTGGAGCACGCCCTCGGGGTGCGCGAGGCGGTGGACCGGCAGGGGGACTTCGCCGTGGAGCTGGCCGTGGCCGAGTTGTTGGAGGAAGGCGAGGTGCAGCGCCACGTGCGCAAGCTACGCGGCGTCTACCGAGACCGGCGCGATGCCCTGGTGGAGGCGCTCGAGCGGGAGCTGGCGGGGGCGCTCACCGTCTCGCCACCCGCGGGGGGAATGGCCCTGTGGGCACGGTGTGCGCCGGACGTGGAGGCCGATGCCTGGGCCCGCGCGGGACGGGAGGAAGGCGTGATCTTCACCCCGGGGAGCACCTACAGCTTCGACGGGCGTCCCGTGCCCGCCGTGCGGCTGGGCTTCGCGGCCCTGAAGGAGTCCGAGCTCGTGGAGGCCGTGCGGCGCATGGTGCGCGCGAGGAAGCGCCCGTGA
- a CDS encoding pyridoxamine 5'-phosphate oxidase family protein, with protein MNTSPPSERGTVRRLPQRASYEEAVIHSILDEGLVAHVGVAVEGQPYVLPMVYGRIGRHLYLHGASVSRLARQLAQGVPVCLTVTLLDGLVLARSAFHHSANYRSVVVLGTAALVTDGEEKTRALEAITDHALRGRWAEVRPPNAQELKATSVLRLPLDEASAKVRTGPPRDDVEDLPLECWAGVLPLRLLALPPEPAPELREGIQPPAALFEYRARQGGS; from the coding sequence ATGAACACATCTCCCCCCAGTGAACGTGGCACCGTCCGCCGGCTCCCGCAGCGCGCCTCCTACGAGGAGGCCGTCATCCACTCCATCCTCGATGAGGGCCTGGTGGCCCACGTGGGGGTGGCGGTGGAGGGCCAGCCGTATGTCCTTCCCATGGTCTACGGCCGCATCGGACGGCACCTGTACCTTCATGGCGCCTCGGTGAGCCGGCTGGCCCGGCAACTCGCCCAGGGCGTACCGGTCTGCCTCACGGTGACGTTGCTGGATGGCCTCGTCCTCGCGCGCTCCGCGTTCCACCACAGTGCGAACTACCGCTCCGTGGTGGTGCTCGGCACGGCGGCGCTGGTGACGGACGGCGAGGAGAAGACGCGGGCGCTCGAGGCCATCACGGATCACGCCCTGCGCGGCCGCTGGGCCGAGGTGCGTCCGCCCAACGCCCAGGAGCTCAAGGCGACGTCCGTGCTGCGGCTGCCCCTGGACGAGGCCTCGGCGAAGGTTCGTACCGGACCGCCTCGCGACGATGTCGAGGATCTACCGCTGGAGTGTTGGGCGGGGGTGCTCCCGCTGCGCCTCCTGGCCCTTCCACCCGAGCCTGCTCCGGAGCTTCGCGAGGGCATCCAACCCCCCGCGGCCCTGTTCGAGTACCGCGCCAGGCAGGGGGGCTCGTGA
- a CDS encoding suppressor of fused domain protein: MAKRYFELDEDMSSEEVLYWTPEDDRPDKLGQYRAVYGMRIDTSKVGDARIFRTKGYPRALLVAEEVKEALERTGATGLKFTEVTGPSPISDEERAYKRRCNELLDPPPAARRAAWKSFGKLDELAVAPRAICYEWPGHRQDWAIIHREAGRLLLVSEGLSDPFISRLEPSVGFGLELALETEQTELPLDAIEGSWPYILLERVAKELVAQENVRERAEAGLLALEVAATGMPATLVSTEGRVGVLLGLESGTLPKHFPTPFGDVRLVTVKALLPAELEYVLKRGTEGMDELARRFAKTGEEHVSRASRQAVV, translated from the coding sequence ATGGCGAAGAGGTACTTCGAGCTGGACGAGGACATGAGTAGCGAGGAAGTGCTTTATTGGACCCCTGAAGATGACCGTCCCGACAAGCTTGGGCAATACCGGGCCGTTTACGGCATGCGCATCGACACCTCCAAGGTAGGCGATGCCAGGATCTTCCGAACCAAGGGGTATCCCAGAGCCCTTCTCGTCGCCGAGGAAGTGAAGGAGGCACTCGAGCGCACCGGCGCTACGGGCCTGAAGTTCACGGAAGTCACCGGCCCCAGCCCTATCAGCGATGAGGAGCGTGCCTACAAGCGCAGGTGTAACGAGCTTCTGGACCCACCCCCTGCCGCCCGACGCGCAGCGTGGAAGTCATTCGGCAAGCTGGACGAGCTGGCCGTCGCCCCACGGGCCATCTGCTACGAATGGCCGGGTCACCGGCAGGATTGGGCCATCATCCACCGGGAAGCAGGGCGTCTCCTCCTCGTCTCCGAGGGCCTCTCGGATCCCTTCATCTCGCGTCTGGAGCCCTCCGTAGGATTTGGTCTGGAGCTCGCCCTGGAGACAGAACAGACGGAGCTTCCCCTCGATGCCATCGAGGGAAGTTGGCCCTACATTCTGCTGGAGCGAGTCGCCAAGGAACTGGTGGCGCAGGAGAACGTGCGAGAGAGGGCCGAGGCGGGTCTCCTTGCACTGGAGGTGGCGGCGACGGGCATGCCCGCGACCCTCGTTTCCACTGAGGGTCGCGTGGGGGTGCTGCTCGGCTTGGAGTCGGGCACACTCCCAAAGCATTTTCCCACACCGTTCGGCGACGTGCGGCTCGTCACCGTCAAGGCCCTGCTGCCTGCGGAACTGGAATACGTGTTGAAGCGTGGCACGGAGGGCATGGACGAGCTGGCGCGGCGCTTCGCGAAAACCGGGGAGGAACATGTCTCCCGCGCCAGTCGGCAAGCGGTGGTGTAG
- a CDS encoding TetR/AcrR family transcriptional regulator: MPRAPEPKKPTRQRDAERTRTAILDAAQTLFATRGFANTGVREVAELAGVNSALVGRYFGSKEGLFRATLDRALDLSPLLHGDRRRFGVDVVAIFFDTQELPSPMAMMILSAADPEAHAASVELLQAKVIVPLARWMGPPDGEERAARLNILWGGFLTSWKLLPIQPLAKARIASTRRWLEAMTQAIVDEGPA; the protein is encoded by the coding sequence ATGCCCCGAGCCCCCGAGCCCAAGAAGCCGACGCGCCAGCGCGATGCCGAGCGCACGCGCACCGCGATCCTCGATGCCGCGCAGACGCTGTTCGCCACGCGAGGCTTCGCCAACACCGGGGTGCGCGAGGTGGCGGAGCTGGCGGGGGTGAATTCAGCGCTCGTCGGCCGCTACTTCGGCTCGAAGGAAGGGCTGTTCCGGGCGACGTTGGATCGGGCGCTCGACCTGTCCCCGCTGCTGCATGGAGATCGGCGCCGCTTCGGCGTGGACGTGGTGGCGATCTTCTTCGACACGCAGGAGCTGCCGAGCCCGATGGCGATGATGATCCTCTCGGCGGCGGACCCCGAGGCACACGCGGCGAGCGTCGAGCTGCTGCAGGCGAAGGTGATCGTGCCGTTGGCCAGGTGGATGGGGCCACCGGACGGAGAGGAGCGCGCGGCGCGGCTCAACATCCTCTGGGGCGGCTTCCTCACCAGTTGGAAGCTGCTGCCCATCCAGCCGCTCGCCAAGGCGCGCATCGCCTCCACCCGCCGCTGGCTGGAGGCCATGACCCAGGCGATCGTCGACGAAGGCCCGGCCTGA
- a CDS encoding GH92 family glycosyl hydrolase, whose protein sequence is MIARTLLFTLAVVSTIGCGPPTPPPPDPDPGSEADAGTEVDAGTEADAGTEADAGTEADAGTGTDAGTDGGSPSVPQEFYTSFEDADPQPTWSSTVELDAQGQKKSSGVTGEPDTRLRGNIMDQVAELTANGDNYPNETADLIADGDVNSKWLTFTSTGWVQFKLKQPIAVKRYALSSANDAAERDPAAWRLEASRNGTSWTVLDQRSNQSFTARFETKTYEFANTTAYSYYRLNVTANHSGNILQIAELQLSNGDDSPPPVTDMKSVVGNGPRASWNSKRNAGFTGTHALRFAGAVTSSSRGYSYNKLFDVDVRVTPTTELSYLLFADAATDDPNYPSTYAALDLAFDDGTYLSELNAVDQHHAVLSPSGQGASRTLYANEWNYKVSRIGDVAAGKTIKRILIGYDQPQGPVAGFGGWIDDVRITANPVHTTPGHLSDYVTTLRGTHSSGSYSRGNNFPATAIPHGFNFWTPVTNAGTAGWLYAYHSANNADNRPALQALSLSHQPSPWMGDRQSFQVLPSAASGTPSANRATRALAFQHENEIARPYYYGVKFDNGIQAELTPTDHAALFRFTFPGDDASLLFDNVDNNGGLTLDPEARTITGYSDARSGLSTGATRIFVYATFDRPVATSGMLSGGGGANVTGYFRFTVPADDRTVTMRIATSLISVEQARKNLALEIAEGDRFEDVKARAQKLWDQKLGIIEVQGANEDQLTTLYSNLYRLFLYPNSGFENTGTATEPVYQHASPVAAASGPSTPTQTGAKIENGKIYVNNGFWDTYRVTWPAYALFTPTAAGELIDGFAQQYREGGWIARWSSPGYADLMTGTSSDVAFADAYVKGVRNFDVEAIYDAALRNATVPPASGGVGRKGLESSIFLGYTPNSIGHGFSWAMAGYLNDFGIANMARVLAADASHPRHQEFVENAEYFLDRSQQYVNLFDPSIQFFQGRTASGAFTSPAANYDPRVWGNDYTETNGWNMAFDAPYDGLGLAALYGGRAGLATKLDQFFATPETASFGGGYGGVIHEMVEARDVRMGQLGLSNQPSFHIPYMYTHAGQPAKTQEKVRDALARLFVGSNIGQGYLGDEDNGAMSAWHLFSALGFYPLGVGSENYVIGSPLFTQAVVHLENGHDITINAPNNGPKNVYVQALRVNGQAQTKTYLTHEQLSAGATLDFDMGPAPSTWGTGAEDAPPSITTDGNVPNPLRDTATGGVATSSDGTDASKLFDDTSATSVSFTAADPVLDYQFASGGRQVTFYTLTSGTGTVDPTGWTLSGSNDGENFTTLDQRSAQTFRWRTQTRAFRVATPGSYTYYRLELTGAEGVSLAEVELLARP, encoded by the coding sequence TGTTGTCTCGACCATTGGTTGCGGCCCTCCAACTCCCCCGCCCCCGGACCCCGATCCGGGTTCCGAAGCCGACGCGGGGACCGAAGTCGACGCGGGGACCGAAGCCGACGCGGGGACCGAAGCCGACGCGGGGACCGAAGCCGACGCGGGAACCGGTACCGACGCGGGAACCGATGGCGGCTCCCCCAGCGTTCCCCAGGAGTTCTACACGTCGTTCGAGGACGCGGACCCACAACCCACCTGGAGCTCCACGGTCGAACTCGACGCGCAGGGACAGAAGAAGTCCTCCGGGGTCACCGGAGAGCCGGACACGCGGCTCCGCGGCAACATCATGGATCAGGTGGCCGAGCTGACCGCCAACGGCGACAACTATCCCAACGAGACCGCGGACCTCATCGCCGACGGGGATGTGAACTCGAAGTGGTTGACGTTCACGAGCACGGGCTGGGTGCAGTTCAAGCTCAAGCAGCCCATCGCCGTGAAGCGCTACGCCCTCTCCTCCGCCAACGACGCGGCCGAGCGAGACCCCGCCGCCTGGAGGCTCGAGGCCTCGCGGAACGGAACGAGCTGGACCGTGCTCGACCAGCGCAGCAACCAGTCGTTCACCGCGCGCTTCGAGACCAAGACCTACGAATTCGCCAACACCACCGCCTATTCCTATTACCGGCTCAACGTCACCGCCAACCACAGCGGCAACATCCTGCAGATCGCCGAACTCCAGCTTTCCAATGGCGATGACTCGCCGCCGCCGGTCACGGACATGAAGAGCGTGGTCGGCAACGGCCCTCGCGCCTCGTGGAACTCCAAGCGCAACGCCGGGTTCACCGGCACGCACGCGCTGCGCTTCGCGGGCGCGGTCACGTCGAGTAGCCGCGGCTATTCCTACAACAAGCTCTTCGACGTCGACGTGCGGGTCACGCCGACGACGGAGCTGTCGTATCTGCTCTTCGCCGACGCGGCGACGGACGACCCGAACTATCCGAGCACCTACGCGGCGCTCGATCTCGCCTTCGACGATGGCACCTACCTGAGCGAGCTGAACGCCGTGGACCAGCACCACGCGGTGCTGAGCCCCTCGGGCCAGGGCGCGTCGCGCACGCTCTACGCCAACGAGTGGAACTACAAGGTCTCACGCATCGGTGACGTCGCCGCCGGCAAGACGATCAAGCGCATCCTCATCGGCTACGACCAACCTCAGGGGCCGGTTGCCGGCTTCGGTGGCTGGATCGACGACGTGCGGATCACGGCCAATCCCGTTCACACGACCCCCGGGCATCTGTCGGACTACGTGACCACCCTGCGCGGCACCCACTCGAGCGGCAGCTACTCGCGCGGCAACAACTTCCCCGCGACGGCCATCCCTCATGGTTTCAACTTCTGGACCCCGGTGACCAACGCGGGCACGGCGGGCTGGCTGTACGCGTACCACAGCGCCAACAACGCGGATAACCGCCCGGCGCTCCAGGCGCTCTCCCTCAGCCACCAGCCGAGCCCGTGGATGGGTGACCGGCAGAGCTTCCAGGTCCTGCCCTCGGCGGCCAGTGGCACGCCGAGCGCCAACCGTGCCACGCGCGCCCTCGCCTTCCAGCACGAGAACGAGATCGCGCGGCCCTACTACTACGGCGTGAAGTTCGACAACGGCATCCAGGCCGAGCTCACCCCCACTGATCATGCCGCGCTCTTCCGCTTCACGTTCCCTGGCGACGACGCGAGCCTCCTCTTCGACAACGTCGACAACAATGGCGGGCTCACCCTCGACCCCGAGGCGCGCACGATCACGGGCTACTCCGACGCGCGCAGCGGGCTGTCGACGGGCGCCACGCGAATCTTCGTCTACGCCACGTTCGACCGGCCGGTGGCCACCAGCGGCATGCTCTCCGGCGGCGGCGGCGCGAACGTGACCGGCTACTTCCGCTTCACCGTCCCGGCGGACGACCGCACCGTGACCATGCGCATCGCCACCTCGCTCATCAGCGTCGAGCAGGCCAGGAAGAACCTCGCGCTCGAGATCGCGGAGGGCGACCGCTTCGAGGACGTGAAGGCGCGCGCCCAGAAGCTCTGGGATCAGAAGCTCGGCATCATCGAGGTCCAGGGCGCCAATGAGGACCAGCTCACCACGCTCTACTCCAACCTGTACCGGCTGTTCCTCTACCCGAACTCGGGCTTCGAGAACACCGGCACGGCGACCGAGCCCGTCTACCAGCATGCGAGCCCGGTGGCGGCGGCGAGCGGTCCCAGCACGCCCACGCAGACCGGCGCGAAAATCGAGAACGGCAAGATCTACGTGAACAACGGCTTCTGGGACACCTACCGGGTGACCTGGCCGGCCTACGCGCTGTTCACGCCGACCGCCGCGGGCGAGCTGATCGACGGCTTCGCGCAGCAGTACAGGGAAGGTGGCTGGATCGCGCGCTGGTCCTCGCCCGGCTACGCCGATCTCATGACCGGCACGAGCTCGGATGTCGCCTTCGCCGACGCCTACGTGAAGGGCGTCCGCAACTTCGACGTGGAGGCGATCTACGACGCGGCCCTGCGCAACGCCACGGTCCCGCCGGCCAGCGGCGGTGTCGGACGCAAGGGGCTCGAGTCGTCGATCTTCCTCGGCTACACCCCGAACTCCATCGGCCATGGCTTCTCGTGGGCGATGGCCGGCTATCTGAACGACTTCGGCATCGCGAACATGGCGCGCGTGCTCGCCGCGGACGCGAGCCACCCGCGCCACCAGGAGTTCGTCGAGAACGCGGAGTACTTCCTCGATCGCTCGCAGCAGTACGTGAACCTGTTCGATCCGTCGATCCAGTTCTTCCAGGGCAGGACGGCGAGTGGCGCCTTCACGAGTCCAGCGGCGAACTACGATCCGCGCGTCTGGGGCAACGACTACACCGAGACCAACGGCTGGAACATGGCCTTCGACGCGCCGTACGACGGCCTCGGCCTCGCGGCCCTGTATGGCGGCAGGGCCGGGCTCGCCACGAAGCTCGACCAGTTCTTCGCCACGCCGGAGACCGCGAGCTTCGGCGGAGGCTACGGTGGGGTGATCCACGAGATGGTCGAGGCGCGCGACGTGCGCATGGGGCAGCTCGGCCTGAGCAACCAACCCTCGTTCCACATCCCGTACATGTACACCCACGCCGGTCAGCCGGCGAAGACGCAGGAGAAGGTCCGCGACGCGCTCGCGCGCCTCTTCGTCGGAAGCAACATCGGCCAGGGCTATCTCGGCGATGAGGACAACGGCGCGATGTCGGCGTGGCACCTCTTCAGCGCGCTCGGCTTCTACCCGCTCGGCGTGGGCAGCGAGAACTACGTCATCGGCTCACCGCTCTTCACCCAGGCCGTCGTCCACCTCGAGAACGGCCACGACATCACCATCAACGCGCCGAACAACGGCCCGAAGAACGTCTACGTGCAGGCGCTGCGGGTCAACGGGCAGGCGCAGACGAAGACCTACCTGACGCACGAGCAGCTCTCCGCCGGAGCCACGCTCGACTTCGACATGGGCCCCGCCCCCTCCACGTGGGGCACCGGTGCCGAGGACGCGCCGCCCTCGATCACCACCGATGGCAACGTCCCGAATCCGCTGCGCGACACCGCGACGGGTGGCGTGGCCACGTCGAGCGATGGCACGGACGCCAGCAAGCTCTTCGATGACACCTCGGCCACGAGCGTGAGCTTCACCGCGGCGGATCCCGTGCTGGACTACCAGTTCGCCTCGGGCGGGCGGCAGGTCACCTTCTACACGCTGACGTCGGGCACCGGCACGGTCGACCCGACCGGCTGGACGCTGAGCGGCTCGAACGACGGAGAGAACTTCACGACCCTCGACCAGCGCAGCGCCCAGACGTTCCGCTGGCGCACGCAGACGCGCGCCTTCCGGGTCGCCACCCCGGGCAGCTACACGTACTACCGCCTCGAGCTGACCGGCGCGGAGGGCGTGTCGCTCGCCGAGGTCGAGCTGCTCGCCAGACCCTGA
- a CDS encoding nuclear transport factor 2 family protein produces the protein MTTADEAQLRQLEQDMFSAIRTRDRQLLESILDERFELRVPGSPTADRAGFIGAILAIPGTILSVESDDLRVHVYGDVGVLTGRQHARVRLEDGTIVDDVGAFTDIALNGGWFSLTASPCQPPPDSSRARLGFTSAAAWGDG, from the coding sequence GTGACTACGGCGGACGAGGCTCAACTGCGCCAGCTCGAACAAGACATGTTCAGTGCCATCCGGACACGGGATCGCCAGTTGCTCGAGTCCATCCTGGACGAGCGCTTCGAACTGCGCGTCCCGGGGAGTCCCACGGCGGATCGCGCCGGATTCATCGGGGCCATCCTCGCCATTCCTGGCACCATCCTGTCCGTCGAGTCCGATGACCTGCGAGTGCATGTCTACGGAGACGTCGGAGTCCTCACGGGTCGGCAGCACGCCCGGGTGCGGCTGGAGGACGGCACGATCGTGGACGATGTGGGCGCCTTCACGGATATCGCCCTCAATGGCGGATGGTTCTCGCTCACAGCGTCCCCTTGTCAACCGCCCCCTGATTCTTCGCGGGCCCGCCTGGGGTTTACATCCGCCGCGGCTTGGGGTGATGGCTAA
- a CDS encoding type VI immunity family protein, translating to MGSRDLGCQSDPRGTVRQPCRPGSSHGPCVPRHLPFPSSFLATTPGATLASVQRASTPSKEELDEATARRLEKRGYATQLLLDGGLRGRNGYQLWYQARLPWRIPSPDSVSLLTATLPTEYLELHGPMRVRELALDMASQLRFASGHVGLALHFYWMLSAMDEPLRAELARYPGIDLRTAWLPPTRLGTRVDGVHWLNFLAQPVLGQLGGTTALRSRILAPETTVHELDGERVIVSLGESPEAGDLSTGQTLPAYREFARLLEPWLEPLRISEQSWSGEPPRYSDMRFTENEARCWWRRFLD from the coding sequence ATGGGTTCGCGCGACCTGGGCTGTCAAAGCGATCCGCGCGGCACGGTGCGCCAGCCATGCAGGCCGGGGAGCTCTCATGGCCCGTGCGTGCCACGTCACCTCCCCTTCCCGAGTTCCTTCCTTGCCACGACCCCAGGCGCTACGCTCGCCTCGGTCCAAAGGGCCTCGACTCCCTCGAAGGAGGAGCTGGACGAGGCAACTGCTCGCCGGCTGGAAAAGAGGGGTTACGCCACTCAACTGCTTCTGGATGGAGGATTGCGTGGTCGCAACGGTTACCAACTCTGGTACCAAGCCCGCCTTCCCTGGCGTATCCCCTCGCCAGACTCCGTGAGCCTCCTCACCGCGACGCTCCCCACCGAGTACCTGGAGTTGCATGGCCCCATGAGGGTGCGCGAACTAGCCCTGGACATGGCGTCTCAGCTTCGATTCGCCTCGGGTCACGTGGGCCTTGCTCTCCACTTCTACTGGATGCTGAGTGCCATGGACGAACCCCTCCGCGCCGAACTCGCCCGATACCCGGGGATTGATCTGCGCACGGCCTGGCTTCCTCCGACGCGTCTCGGCACCCGAGTCGATGGCGTCCATTGGCTCAATTTCCTCGCACAGCCCGTGCTCGGCCAGCTCGGTGGAACCACAGCCCTTCGTTCCCGTATCCTTGCACCGGAAACGACCGTGCACGAACTCGATGGGGAGCGCGTCATTGTCTCTCTGGGAGAGAGCCCCGAGGCGGGAGACCTGTCCACCGGACAGACCCTTCCCGCGTATCGAGAGTTCGCACGACTGCTGGAGCCCTGGCTCGAGCCTCTGCGCATATCGGAGCAGTCCTGGTCCGGCGAGCCACCTCGCTACTCCGATATGCGTTTCACCGAGAACGAGGCACGGTGCTGGTGGAGACGATTCCTCGATTGA